In Streptomyces capitiformicae, one genomic interval encodes:
- a CDS encoding lanthionine synthetase C family protein has protein sequence MPSPAPTPTDRAPAHREAAARIVAEIADRLAEPDRVAGIAGAPDNLMRYPGNPQPVWDPLLLSDGHPGVGLLFAELAAGAPELRGRAHAHLSAALGSGIRLLPQSLFGGMVALAFAGHTGATGFGGYATMLAGLDRHITDQIRKRARADRERVRTGEPIGAWDRYDVLGGTTGIGRYLLARYKSAAEPAVRQAAGLALTDVLESLVAVATADDIARHGTRLPAWWITDGLEHGLPEHANFGLAHGVCGPLALLSVSWRAGFRVDRQDEAIERIMALLSRWRTTDEDGPRWPHLVTAAHIESGEPPERGRDSWCYGAAGAARAVYLAGAALNRADWRADADTALRGALTAASDELILDSALCHGWAGLLQIVLRMAHDSADPSYHAVADRLAVRVMSGFDPAAPFGFRYRHPLAPRALDRPGFLEGAAGVALALHTYATGNVPATSWDSALLVS, from the coding sequence GTGCCGTCACCCGCACCCACACCGACTGACCGGGCGCCGGCCCACAGAGAGGCGGCCGCCAGGATCGTCGCCGAGATCGCCGACCGGCTGGCGGAGCCCGACCGGGTGGCCGGGATCGCGGGCGCGCCGGACAACCTGATGCGTTATCCGGGCAACCCGCAGCCGGTGTGGGATCCGCTGCTGCTCTCCGACGGTCACCCCGGAGTCGGGCTGCTGTTCGCGGAGTTGGCCGCGGGAGCGCCGGAGCTGCGCGGTCGGGCGCACGCGCACCTGTCCGCGGCGCTCGGCAGCGGGATCCGGCTGCTGCCGCAGTCGCTGTTCGGCGGCATGGTGGCGCTCGCGTTCGCCGGGCACACCGGGGCCACCGGATTCGGCGGCTACGCCACGATGCTGGCCGGCCTCGACCGGCACATCACCGACCAGATTCGCAAGCGCGCGCGAGCCGACCGGGAGCGGGTGCGCACCGGAGAGCCGATCGGCGCGTGGGACCGCTACGACGTCCTCGGCGGCACCACCGGCATCGGCCGCTACCTGCTGGCCCGGTACAAGTCGGCGGCCGAGCCGGCCGTGCGGCAGGCGGCGGGGCTCGCGCTGACCGATGTGCTGGAGTCACTGGTGGCCGTGGCGACCGCGGACGACATCGCGCGCCACGGTACCCGGCTGCCCGCGTGGTGGATCACCGATGGCCTGGAGCACGGGCTCCCCGAGCATGCCAACTTCGGTCTCGCACACGGTGTCTGCGGGCCGCTCGCGCTCCTCTCGGTCTCCTGGCGGGCAGGGTTTCGGGTGGACCGTCAGGACGAGGCCATCGAGCGGATCATGGCGCTGCTGTCCCGCTGGCGCACGACCGACGAGGACGGCCCGCGCTGGCCGCACCTGGTCACGGCGGCACACATCGAGAGCGGGGAACCGCCGGAACGCGGGCGGGATTCGTGGTGCTACGGCGCCGCCGGTGCGGCGCGTGCCGTGTACCTGGCCGGCGCCGCCCTCAACCGTGCGGACTGGCGCGCCGACGCGGATACCGCCCTCCGTGGTGCGCTGACCGCGGCGAGCGACGAGCTGATCCTCGACTCCGCGCTGTGCCACGGCTGGGCGGGCCTGCTTCAGATCGTGCTGCGCATGGCACACGACAGCGCCGACCCGAGCTACCACGCCGTCGCCGACAGGCTGGCGGTGCGGGTGATGAGCGGGTTCGACCCTGCGGCGCCGTTCGGTTTCCGCTACCGCCATCCTCTGGCGCCACGCGCTCTCGACCGCCCCGGCTTTCTGGAAGGAGCCGCGGGCGTCGCCCTCGCCCTCCACACCTACGCCACGGGGAACGTACCGGCGACGTCATGGGACAGCGCCCTGCTGGTGAGCTGA
- a CDS encoding GatB/YqeY domain-containing protein has protein sequence MRARDKAAVSALRSALAALDNAEAVPVGEAELRGVALEDSPVGAGTTEAARRELTEGAVVDIVRAEAGERLEAAARLTAPAHADRAARLHAEAAVLLRFLDGHGTPSP, from the coding sequence ATACGTGCCCGCGACAAGGCCGCGGTCAGTGCCCTGCGTTCGGCCCTCGCCGCCCTGGACAACGCCGAGGCCGTGCCCGTGGGCGAGGCCGAGCTGCGCGGTGTGGCTCTGGAGGACTCCCCGGTCGGCGCCGGTACGACGGAGGCGGCGCGGCGCGAGCTGACCGAGGGCGCGGTGGTGGACATCGTGCGGGCCGAGGCGGGCGAACGCCTCGAAGCCGCCGCCCGGTTGACGGCTCCGGCGCACGCGGACCGAGCCGCGCGACTCCACGCGGAGGCCGCCGTACTGCTCCGCTTCCTCGACGGCCACGGCACCCCGTCCCCGTAG
- a CDS encoding ATP-binding protein: MKKGGRGLLLVAQVAERWGSRQTSAGKTIWAEQPLSD, from the coding sequence GTGAAAAAGGGTGGACGTGGACTGCTGCTCGTCGCCCAGGTCGCCGAGCGCTGGGGCAGCCGCCAGACCTCCGCCGGCAAGACGATCTGGGCCGAGCAACCTCTGTCGGATTGA
- a CDS encoding cupin-like domain-containing protein, whose protein sequence is MTELTELTDTAETAETAETAALTVTTATSFDWDTFVDRFWDRKPVLYRGVGGAPFAEAEVFETAVLGSRPPHPLAVPGNVQFLVERRQQTQPRDYLPELSDRSFDGYERRMADRLNRQRYALVVHRFHSFSHPLWARAQRFYAGLWERVGQPTHTAGSTLFHGSYEHSPVGVHQDRFATFMFCVRGTKRMRFWAERPWSDPVHTILDYQPYLASSFVAEVEPGDLLYWPARYYHVGESAGDAPATSVNVGIPRREHRPYYEVKDLFRGTEPVASAPLFTPDAGPDGRLAGALPTALADAVDAFAECLSEDRFADRATSLALRVRTAGGFWPTRPPAGLRPLDDDTPVRGCAPLLTAPGDGARRFAANGNVSSGTAGAAALAVLDRLNAGEVVRVSDLPVPQRDEVRHLLQELESFRAVTRTHTD, encoded by the coding sequence ATGACCGAGCTGACCGAGCTGACCGACACGGCCGAGACCGCCGAGACCGCCGAGACCGCCGCGCTGACGGTGACCACCGCGACGTCCTTCGACTGGGACACCTTCGTCGACCGGTTCTGGGACCGGAAACCCGTGCTGTACAGAGGGGTTGGCGGCGCACCGTTCGCGGAGGCCGAGGTGTTCGAGACCGCCGTGCTCGGCAGCAGGCCGCCGCATCCGCTCGCCGTGCCGGGGAACGTGCAGTTCCTCGTGGAGCGGCGGCAGCAGACGCAACCACGCGACTATCTTCCGGAACTGTCGGACCGTTCGTTCGACGGCTACGAGCGGCGCATGGCCGACCGGTTGAACCGGCAGCGTTACGCCCTTGTGGTGCACCGGTTCCACTCGTTCTCCCATCCCTTGTGGGCACGCGCGCAGCGGTTCTACGCCGGTCTGTGGGAGCGGGTCGGTCAGCCGACGCACACCGCGGGCTCCACGTTGTTCCACGGCTCCTACGAGCACAGCCCGGTCGGCGTGCACCAGGATCGCTTCGCCACCTTCATGTTCTGCGTGCGGGGCACCAAGCGGATGCGATTCTGGGCCGAGCGCCCGTGGTCGGATCCGGTGCACACGATCCTCGACTACCAGCCGTACCTGGCGTCCTCGTTCGTCGCCGAGGTCGAGCCGGGAGATCTGCTCTACTGGCCGGCGCGGTACTACCACGTCGGGGAGAGCGCCGGCGACGCACCGGCGACGAGTGTCAACGTGGGCATTCCCCGCCGCGAGCACCGGCCGTACTATGAGGTCAAAGACCTGTTCCGGGGCACCGAACCGGTGGCGTCGGCCCCGTTGTTCACCCCGGATGCCGGTCCGGACGGGCGGCTGGCCGGTGCGTTGCCCACGGCCCTTGCCGACGCGGTGGACGCGTTCGCGGAGTGTCTGAGCGAGGACCGGTTCGCCGATCGGGCCACCTCTCTGGCCCTGCGTGTCAGGACGGCGGGCGGATTCTGGCCGACCCGGCCGCCCGCCGGGCTTCGCCCGCTCGACGACGACACCCCCGTCCGCGGGTGCGCTCCCCTGCTGACCGCGCCCGGCGACGGTGCCCGCAGGTTCGCCGCGAACGGCAACGTCTCGTCCGGCACAGCCGGCGCCGCGGCCCTCGCGGTCCTTGACCGGCTGAACGCCGGCGAAGTGGTACGCGTGAGCGACCTGCCCGTGCCCCAACGCGACGAAGTTCGCCACCTGTTGCAGGAGTTGGAGAGTTTCCGTGCCGTCACCCGCACCCACACCGACTGA
- a CDS encoding fatty acid desaturase family protein: protein MTTNTTVHPPPSGTSGSDFARLSRKIADAGLLGRRPGYYAVRITVVVALYVGGWAAVALIGDSWWALTVAGFLAVVFGQVALLAHDAAHRQVFRRRRASEVSGRIAGAGIGMGYGWWQDKHTRHHANPNHEELDPDLDPNLLVWSQDQARAAKGLPRLIGRWQAFLFFPLLTLEGFNLHVSSVKALANRSLKHRTLDGTLLFAHFAAYLAVLLWLLPPGMAIAFLAVHQCLFGVYLGSLFAPNHKGMPILTGEDRPDFLRRQVLTSRNVRGGRFTDIALGGLNHQIEHHLFPSMPSPNLRKARPIVRRYCEELGVEYVETGLLTSYRLALASLHQAGAPLRHARVPA, encoded by the coding sequence ATGACCACAAACACCACGGTCCACCCGCCGCCCTCGGGGACGTCCGGCAGTGACTTCGCCCGGTTGTCGAGAAAGATCGCTGATGCCGGCCTGCTGGGGCGCCGTCCCGGCTATTACGCAGTGCGGATCACAGTGGTGGTCGCGCTCTACGTCGGTGGGTGGGCCGCCGTCGCGCTCATCGGCGACAGTTGGTGGGCGTTGACCGTCGCCGGCTTCCTGGCCGTCGTCTTCGGTCAGGTCGCCCTGCTCGCCCATGACGCGGCCCACCGTCAGGTGTTCCGCCGACGCCGGGCCAGCGAGGTGTCCGGACGGATCGCCGGTGCGGGTATCGGGATGGGCTACGGGTGGTGGCAGGACAAGCACACCCGCCACCACGCCAACCCCAACCATGAGGAACTCGACCCCGACCTCGACCCCAACCTGCTGGTCTGGTCCCAGGACCAGGCCCGGGCCGCCAAAGGTCTCCCCCGCCTGATCGGCCGCTGGCAGGCGTTCCTGTTCTTCCCCCTCCTCACACTGGAGGGCTTCAACCTGCACGTGTCGAGCGTGAAGGCGCTGGCCAATCGCTCACTCAAGCACCGAACGCTCGACGGCACCCTGCTGTTCGCGCACTTCGCGGCATACCTGGCCGTCCTGCTCTGGCTGCTGCCGCCCGGTATGGCGATCGCCTTCCTCGCCGTCCACCAGTGCCTGTTCGGCGTCTACCTCGGCTCCCTCTTCGCGCCCAACCACAAGGGCATGCCGATCCTGACGGGCGAAGACCGCCCGGACTTCCTCCGCCGCCAGGTGCTCACCTCACGCAACGTGCGCGGCGGCAGGTTCACCGACATCGCACTGGGCGGGCTGAACCACCAGATCGAGCATCACCTGTTCCCCAGCATGCCCAGCCCCAACCTGCGCAAGGCCCGGCCCATCGTCAGGCGCTACTGCGAGGAACTGGGCGTGGAGTACGTCGAGACCGGGCTGCTCACCTCCTACCGGCTGGCACTCGCCAGTCTCCACCAGGCCGGAGCACCACTCCGGCACGCCCGCGTCCCTGCCTAG
- a CDS encoding SRPBCC family protein → MAERTDGQTSGGLGTLTKELPTDRLLEETQNLLAALGERAAAKMTDKVQDLAHGGGLGGGLTSKLALAGGKHFLKSAVGGAFSQAKDKVKETLSGALGGGDKKNKKLKVVNIVEQIDVGLPVSDAYNQWTQFEDFPNFMKKVEDVEQESETETNWKAQIFLSHRKWKATVIKQVPDELIVWKSRGDKGHVDGAVTFHEAGPHLTRILLVLQYHPQGMFEHTGNIWRAQGRRARLELKHFRRHAMSQVLLHPEEVEGWRGEVRDGEVVRSDEEVRDEEAADEEEQGEEQPEDEFEEAEEEEEEPRDEEEEEEEEEEPEDEFEEAEEEKEEEEPEDEFEEAEEEEEEPRDEEEEEEEEEEPEAEEEEPASHRRRRPSVKAR, encoded by the coding sequence ATGGCTGAACGAACCGACGGTCAGACTTCCGGCGGCCTGGGCACGTTGACCAAAGAACTGCCTACCGACCGTTTGCTGGAAGAAACGCAGAACCTCCTCGCCGCCCTCGGAGAGCGAGCAGCCGCCAAAATGACGGACAAGGTCCAGGATCTGGCTCACGGCGGGGGACTGGGTGGCGGTCTCACATCCAAATTGGCGCTCGCGGGGGGCAAGCACTTCCTGAAGTCCGCCGTTGGCGGCGCCTTTTCCCAGGCGAAGGACAAGGTCAAGGAGACGCTGTCCGGCGCCCTGGGCGGCGGTGACAAGAAGAACAAGAAGCTCAAGGTCGTCAACATCGTTGAACAGATCGACGTGGGCCTTCCCGTCTCCGACGCCTACAACCAGTGGACGCAGTTCGAGGACTTCCCCAACTTCATGAAGAAGGTGGAGGACGTCGAGCAGGAATCCGAGACCGAAACGAACTGGAAGGCGCAGATCTTCCTCTCTCACCGCAAGTGGAAGGCGACCGTCATCAAGCAGGTGCCGGACGAGCTGATCGTCTGGAAGTCGAGGGGCGACAAGGGCCATGTCGACGGGGCGGTGACCTTCCATGAGGCCGGGCCGCACCTCACCAGGATCCTGCTGGTTCTGCAGTACCACCCGCAGGGCATGTTCGAGCATACCGGGAACATCTGGCGTGCCCAGGGCCGCAGGGCACGGCTCGAACTGAAGCACTTCCGTCGGCACGCCATGAGCCAGGTACTTCTGCACCCCGAGGAGGTCGAGGGGTGGCGGGGCGAGGTGCGCGACGGCGAGGTGGTGCGCAGCGATGAGGAAGTGCGCGACGAGGAGGCCGCGGACGAGGAGGAACAGGGCGAAGAGCAGCCCGAGGACGAATTCGAAGAGGCGGAGGAAGAGGAAGAGGAGCCGCGTGACGAGGAGGAGGAAGAGGAGGAGGAAGAAGAGCCCGAGGACGAATTCGAAGAGGCCGAGGAAGAGAAGGAGGAAGAGGAGCCCGAGGACGAATTCGAAGAGGCGGAGGAAGAGGAAGAGGAGCCGCGTGACGAGGAGGAGGAAGAGGAGGAGGAAGAAGAGCCCGAGGCGGAGGAAGAAGAACCGGCTAGCCATCGGCGTCGGCGGCCCTCAGTGAAGGCCAGGTGA
- a CDS encoding helix-turn-helix domain-containing protein, with protein MRYEDETSIGDRIGRLRTRRELTQEQLAERAGVSVDTVRKLEQNRRLTARLSTLNQLARALDVETSALIGQFTTFEAHTDGVDPSVLALRQAVSPVSDLLGEDPDPEDPPTMGALRASLHSTERIRREGRMGEIGALLPQLIRDARAASRAYNGPSQATAFAVLAEAYQVAATTLTALGKEDAAFTAMERATDAARRSDDPHLEAIGASTLAWIFTKQGRLEDAEQVALRYADHMEPGFRSPPLELSLWGILLLRAATATVRQGERKYDRVDELMRMATGAAASIGRDRLDYATPFGPTNTGVAKVNFLVEMERSQEAITTARTVPDVQSLPPTWRARFHVDRALAYADLERDEQATGALLTAERDAPEWMRYHGTARRIVAELRGRERRRTSPVIELADRLHLDG; from the coding sequence ATGCGGTACGAGGACGAGACGAGCATCGGCGACCGGATCGGCCGGCTTCGAACCAGACGCGAACTTACTCAAGAGCAACTGGCCGAACGCGCCGGCGTGTCTGTGGACACCGTGCGGAAACTGGAGCAGAACCGGCGGCTCACGGCCCGGCTGTCCACGCTCAACCAGCTGGCCCGCGCGCTCGATGTCGAGACGTCAGCCCTCATAGGCCAGTTCACCACCTTCGAGGCTCACACCGATGGTGTCGACCCATCGGTCCTTGCCCTGCGGCAGGCCGTCTCCCCGGTCAGTGACCTCCTCGGTGAGGACCCCGACCCCGAGGACCCTCCCACTATGGGTGCACTGCGGGCATCCCTCCACTCAACGGAACGCATCCGCCGCGAGGGCCGCATGGGCGAGATCGGGGCCCTCTTGCCTCAGCTCATCCGTGACGCCCGCGCAGCCTCGCGCGCCTACAACGGCCCCTCGCAGGCGACCGCCTTCGCTGTGCTGGCCGAGGCGTACCAGGTCGCCGCGACCACGCTCACCGCTCTGGGCAAGGAAGACGCCGCGTTCACCGCGATGGAACGCGCGACCGACGCGGCCCGCCGCTCGGACGACCCCCACCTGGAAGCCATCGGAGCATCCACTCTGGCCTGGATCTTCACCAAGCAGGGGAGGCTGGAGGACGCCGAACAGGTCGCCTTGCGCTACGCCGACCACATGGAGCCCGGATTCCGTTCCCCGCCGCTCGAACTGTCCCTATGGGGCATCCTCCTGCTGCGTGCGGCCACTGCCACCGTGCGGCAGGGCGAGCGGAAGTACGACCGCGTGGACGAATTGATGCGCATGGCGACGGGCGCCGCAGCCAGTATCGGCAGAGACCGGCTCGACTATGCGACGCCGTTCGGCCCCACCAACACGGGCGTGGCCAAGGTCAACTTCTTGGTGGAGATGGAGAGGAGCCAGGAAGCAATCACAACGGCCCGTACGGTGCCGGACGTGCAGTCACTCCCGCCGACGTGGCGGGCCCGCTTCCACGTCGACCGCGCGTTGGCGTACGCCGACCTCGAACGTGACGAGCAGGCCACCGGCGCGCTATTGACGGCTGAGCGGGACGCCCCCGAGTGGATGCGCTACCACGGCACCGCGCGCCGCATCGTCGCCGAGTTGCGCGGGCGGGAGCGTCGGCGCACCTCTCCCGTGATCGAACTCGCCGACCGGCTCCACCTGGACGGGTAG